The Raphanus sativus cultivar WK10039 unplaced genomic scaffold, ASM80110v3 Scaffold1111, whole genome shotgun sequence genome has a segment encoding these proteins:
- the LOC108829440 gene encoding disease resistance protein CHL1-like — MSTSSSSFISKFDVFLNFSAEEDTSKAFVTDLYRSLSAKGIPTYYKDDKLEEGVSSSGSDLSKCIRDSKLVVVVVSETYPTSVSCLNELQTILNLHDESQLSVLVIFYGVETLNIRKQTGEYAEPFRKLGEEYSVEKVQSWRRALTKLAGISGLDSRFWTKEAEIVNLITNEISLVISHKPICPSIFKADGPVAMDRHMHALYELLDVNSNKEVRMVGIWGPGGVGKTTLAKFAYEEMSVNFHVHMFVDNSEKNYHQDHQEIQEETQIDIIKSALGQRKGLLVVDSVDNLQQLKDIAEIVGWFGSGSRVIFITQEKNLLDEIGVEHVYELQALRYDEALQLFSRYAFKQQYPPTSFESLALRAVQVASFLPLTLQILGSSLHGKDERTWEEELQKLEGDQEKTIAEVMKKSYAKANEE, encoded by the exons ATGTCTACCTCTTCTTCATCCTTTATCTCCAAGTTTGATGTCTTCCTAAATTTCAGCGCAGAAGAAGACACGAGCAAAGCTTTTGTAACAGATCTTTACCGTTCGTTATCAGCAAAAGGCATTCCAACTTACTACAAAGATGACAAGCTAGAAGAGGGAGTCTCATCTTCGGGTTCTGACCTAAGCAAATGTATTAGAGATTCAAAACTAGTCGTTGTGGTGGTCTCGGAAACCTATCCTACCTCTGTATCGTGCCTGAACGAGCTCCAAACAATACTAAACTTGCACGACGAAAGTCAGCTCTCGGTCCTAGTCATCTTCTATGGAGTGGAAACTTTGAATATAAGAAAACAGACTGGAGAATACGCAGAACCTTTCCGAAAACTTGGTGAAGAGTATTCAGTTGAGAAGGTTCAATCATGGAGGAGGGCTCTTACCAAACTCGCCGGTATATCCGGCTTGGATTCACGCTTTTG GACCAAAGAAGCAGAGATAGTCAATCTGATTACAAATGAAATATCACTTGTGATTTCACATAAGCCGATCTGTCCATCAATATTCAAAGCGGATGGACCTGTCGCAATGGATCGTCATATGCATGCATTATATGAGTTGCTGGACGTAAACTCCAACAAGGAAGTCCGCATGGTAGGGATATGGGGTCCAGGAGGCGTTGGCAAGACGACGCTAGCGAAATTCGCGTACGAAGAAATGTCTGTCAATTTCCATGTCCATATGTTTGTAGACAACTCTGAAAAGAACTATCACCAAGATCATCAAGAAATTCAAGAAGAAACTCAGATTGATATCATCAAATCAGCGCTTGGACAGCGAAAAGGTCTGCTTGTTGTTGATAGTGTGGATAACCTCCAACAGTTAAAGGACATAGCAGAGATCGTTGGTTGGTTTGGTTCAGGGAGCAGAGTCATCTTTATTACACAGGAAAAAAATCTGTTAGATGAAATTGGTGTGGAGCATGTCTACGAACTCCAAGCTCTAAGATACGACGAAGCTCTGCAACTGTTCTCCCGATATGCTTTCAAACAGCAATACCCTCCAACTAGTTTTGAATCACTCGCTCTTCGTGCTGTCCAGGTTGCCAGTTTCCTTCCCCTAACTCTTCAAATCCTCGGTTCGTCTTTACATGGCAAGGATGAAAGGACTtgggaggaagagctgcaaaagCTAGAAGGAGACCAAGAGAAAACTATAGCGGAAGTAATGAAGAAAAGCTACGCAAAAGCAAATGAGGAGTAG